In one Corallococcus sp. EGB genomic region, the following are encoded:
- a CDS encoding methyltransferase domain-containing protein produces the protein MGPSELLPRYIFAESLFARRRVLEVDAVASTGGESARFLVERGARTVVACDADVVAVEAAQKAHAHPQVRFRANVYDDLEAGSFDLVLVTDLAPYVRAPELLAELARLVARQGFLVGGLRNIAGLALPQLMEPEETVPPTYGQLLDALSAHFPHVEVATQSPVLGYQLAFERGEGLQVDGSLVRHSEAAYFVVMAGLEPARVVDPTWVQLPPEPLAFTRGKLDEVAARARTWEERAGRLKEAVSKLRAEIGDREAEVVALKPALEGARQDMARLTAQLEQARGTVESARERDDLSSRLRRRELELQVATERIADADRRLAAQRLEVEAAQRAQADAGVQVLAAQESLRLERARREETAATLDESRERLTQAYTELRALQDELGALRIDRERDRLAAERAQDSAEDRRRQAEAARERELRIAEQYSTALAAVEHLKAELARAQESARTVGDAVPVKEAELARARRELAEAQQRMHSAEGARKDAEARLSERESLLRGVETELAAAREAAGRLARELEGRAQSESAARALAARLEEELHAAGLRLEALEAEQKRVESAQHVAGQRLAAAETERVRVEAALVQAIDAERAQAQAQLEEALTQARAEADERVTNALAAAHADADSRQERALTEAREQAEARLAQALEEARTESEARLAQALSDADARVERARAEAREAAQALDAARADADARVERALSDAAQVLEVAKADADARVERTRVEAAQALEAARVDADARLAKALAEAESRREQALAEIRATASAQRSKQLADVEARTAQALAEARAEAEAQQAQALAEARAESEAERVRQLEEAEVRSARMLAEARAEAEAVFARRLEEVEARAATALAEARAESSGQTEQVLAGVRAEAEARLMAAEARAAEALDAAVEQARSEARDVLAREVWEHGARLAESNQAREAAEARNTELEAALRSLRQELTDSEALAALIQEDLSREQKARASVQAELAAAREALSFEQERGARWEALLADTQAQLLAEREQQSRAQVALANLQESLDAERALRARLEGSESSWNEAQSALEADRLRLDAALGVARTVLEEERSQRARLETAFAQLQQDSASALEEERARAEASRVSAQESRTQLEAELSAARAARLSTEAAFEQTRQTLSEVQAAFTEAQRTNEAAMQELRQSHEAASDEARRYARELDEARAALSDAKQSQAALESTVRELRAELTEARRSEMEALSSLDEARTQDARDRESRAKDESALRSELEALRAELTAQQVRVSDAEQARAEVEIRLSEVEARRAELEASLSDSESRLAAEAARFGAETARATTLAQALAEAEARQAAVSSQRTTLEQALADAEARHADDAARLASLEQALAEAESQRASETARHASLSQTLADAEARLAAASTRRSELEEALSDVEVQRTTEATRRAELEASLAEVEAHLAAEFTRRAELEASIATAESAVAAGSTRRSELEASLKDAETRLATLEQALADAEKRAASETSRRVGLEASLTEVEFRLAAETANLSALEDSLAQAEARLAEGSRSQDAALESEARAARLAETLSAREQELREAGALRVSMEAQLEGALSRAERQQQDLDELRGQLGLKEQELTALRAETARLGAAHQELMRLGSELQRAHAALHERNQQVGRLEAELVDASDRLAATREHAEVLVVQLETARRFAGKATTLESSLEGLRAELEAARADAARLTETAQSGNERTASLEAQLAELTARAEGERTDLEARLASAATEKAALQVRLEEVSSEQAELELRLTEALTSAGTDKATLELRLNEALARVGLEKAELESRLNEVLANAGTEKAELEARLAEALAQAATEKAELEARLARSAEQTRESFAALEARLATALADAQGGQAALEARVTSLTQAVADAEAHARRADAERTAMASERERLQSDLTVARAARVRLEGRTNSLETAAADAARLLDTERAERDQLAARIREQQARLEALEAERATLLQAVEEARSAAAPPPEDVLEMAAEMEVLQAHVEKMQDQLAAREAELAELRRASAPAASGTSRRAMPALDVPSAPKKVGERE, from the coding sequence ATGGGGCCCAGCGAGCTGCTGCCCCGCTACATCTTCGCGGAGAGTTTGTTCGCGCGCCGACGGGTGCTCGAGGTCGACGCCGTGGCGTCCACGGGCGGCGAGAGCGCGCGCTTCCTGGTGGAGCGGGGCGCGCGCACCGTGGTGGCGTGCGACGCGGACGTGGTGGCGGTGGAGGCCGCGCAGAAGGCCCATGCGCACCCGCAGGTGCGCTTCCGGGCCAACGTCTATGACGACCTGGAGGCGGGAAGCTTCGACCTGGTGCTGGTGACGGACCTGGCGCCCTACGTGCGCGCGCCGGAGCTGTTGGCGGAGCTGGCGCGGCTGGTGGCCCGGCAGGGCTTCCTGGTGGGCGGCCTGCGCAACATCGCGGGGCTGGCGCTGCCCCAGTTGATGGAGCCGGAAGAGACGGTGCCGCCCACGTACGGACAGCTGTTGGACGCGCTGTCCGCGCACTTCCCGCATGTGGAGGTGGCCACGCAGTCGCCGGTGCTGGGCTACCAGCTGGCGTTCGAGCGCGGTGAAGGGCTGCAGGTGGACGGCTCGCTCGTGCGGCACAGCGAGGCGGCGTACTTCGTGGTGATGGCGGGCCTGGAGCCGGCGCGGGTGGTGGACCCCACGTGGGTGCAGCTGCCGCCGGAGCCGCTGGCCTTCACGCGCGGCAAGCTGGACGAGGTCGCCGCCCGGGCCAGGACGTGGGAGGAGCGGGCGGGGCGGCTCAAGGAGGCCGTGTCGAAGCTTCGCGCGGAGATTGGCGACCGCGAGGCGGAGGTCGTGGCGCTCAAGCCGGCGCTGGAGGGCGCGCGGCAGGACATGGCGCGGCTGACCGCGCAGCTGGAGCAGGCGCGGGGCACGGTGGAGTCCGCTCGCGAGCGGGATGACCTGAGCAGCCGGCTGCGGCGGCGCGAGCTGGAGTTGCAGGTCGCCACGGAGCGCATCGCGGACGCGGACCGGCGGCTGGCGGCGCAGCGCCTGGAGGTGGAGGCGGCGCAGCGGGCGCAGGCGGACGCGGGCGTGCAGGTGCTGGCCGCGCAGGAGTCGCTGCGGCTGGAGCGGGCCCGGCGCGAGGAGACGGCCGCGACGCTGGACGAGTCTCGCGAGCGGCTGACGCAGGCGTACACGGAGCTGCGGGCGCTGCAGGATGAGTTGGGGGCGCTGCGCATCGACCGGGAGCGGGACCGGCTGGCGGCGGAGCGCGCGCAGGACAGCGCGGAGGACCGGCGCCGGCAGGCGGAGGCGGCTCGCGAGCGGGAGCTGCGCATCGCGGAGCAGTATTCGACGGCGCTCGCGGCGGTGGAGCACCTGAAGGCGGAGCTGGCGCGCGCACAGGAGTCGGCGCGGACGGTCGGCGACGCGGTGCCGGTGAAGGAGGCGGAGCTTGCGCGGGCGCGCCGGGAGCTCGCCGAGGCCCAGCAGCGGATGCACTCCGCCGAAGGGGCGCGCAAGGACGCGGAGGCGCGGCTTTCGGAGCGTGAGTCGCTGCTGCGCGGTGTGGAGACGGAGCTCGCCGCGGCGCGCGAGGCGGCAGGCCGGCTGGCGCGGGAGCTGGAGGGACGCGCGCAGTCGGAGTCCGCGGCGCGGGCGCTGGCGGCGCGGTTGGAGGAGGAGCTTCACGCGGCCGGGCTGCGCCTGGAGGCGCTGGAGGCAGAGCAGAAGCGCGTCGAGTCCGCGCAGCACGTGGCGGGACAGCGGCTGGCGGCGGCGGAGACGGAGCGCGTCCGCGTGGAGGCGGCGCTCGTCCAGGCCATCGATGCGGAGCGGGCGCAGGCGCAGGCGCAGTTGGAGGAGGCGCTCACCCAGGCCCGTGCCGAGGCGGATGAGCGGGTGACGAACGCGCTGGCCGCCGCGCATGCCGACGCGGATTCGCGGCAGGAGCGCGCGCTGACGGAGGCCCGTGAGCAGGCGGAGGCCCGGCTCGCGCAGGCGCTGGAAGAGGCGCGGACTGAGTCGGAGGCCCGGCTCGCGCAGGCGCTGTCGGATGCGGATGCCCGTGTCGAGCGCGCACGGGCGGAGGCGCGGGAGGCCGCTCAAGCGCTGGATGCCGCCCGCGCCGATGCGGATGCCCGTGTCGAACGTGCGTTGTCGGACGCGGCGCAGGTGTTGGAGGTCGCCAAGGCCGACGCGGACGCGCGTGTCGAGCGCACGCGGGTGGAGGCGGCGCAGGCGTTGGAGGCCGCCCGGGTCGATGCGGATGCTCGACTGGCGAAGGCGCTGGCGGAAGCGGAGAGCCGCCGGGAGCAGGCGCTCGCCGAGATTCGCGCCACCGCTTCGGCTCAACGCAGCAAGCAGCTGGCGGACGTCGAGGCCCGTACGGCCCAGGCGCTCGCGGAGGCGCGTGCCGAGGCGGAGGCCCAGCAGGCCCAGGCCCTGGCCGAAGCCCGCGCCGAGTCCGAGGCCGAGCGCGTCCGGCAGTTGGAGGAAGCCGAGGTCCGCTCGGCACGGATGCTCGCGGAGGCGCGCGCCGAAGCCGAGGCCGTCTTCGCCCGTCGGTTGGAGGAGGTGGAAGCCCGCGCGGCCACCGCGCTCGCTGAAGCCCGCGCCGAGTCGAGTGGCCAGACGGAACAGGTTCTCGCCGGCGTCCGCGCCGAGGCCGAAGCGCGTCTCATGGCGGCGGAGGCCCGTGCCGCGGAAGCCCTCGATGCGGCGGTCGAACAGGCCCGCTCCGAGGCTCGCGATGTCCTGGCCCGTGAGGTGTGGGAGCACGGCGCCCGGCTCGCGGAATCGAACCAGGCCCGAGAGGCCGCCGAGGCTCGCAACACGGAGCTGGAGGCAGCGCTCCGCTCGCTGCGGCAGGAGCTGACCGACTCGGAAGCCCTGGCGGCGCTCATCCAGGAGGACCTGTCGCGGGAGCAGAAGGCCCGCGCGTCGGTGCAGGCAGAGCTTGCTGCGGCACGCGAGGCCCTGTCCTTCGAACAGGAGCGGGGGGCTCGCTGGGAAGCGCTGCTCGCCGATACCCAGGCGCAGCTGCTGGCGGAGCGCGAGCAGCAGTCCCGCGCGCAGGTGGCGCTCGCGAACCTTCAGGAGTCGCTCGACGCCGAGCGGGCCCTTCGCGCCCGTTTGGAGGGCTCCGAGTCTTCTTGGAACGAAGCGCAGAGCGCGCTGGAGGCGGACCGGCTGCGGCTGGATGCCGCGCTGGGGGTGGCGCGCACGGTCCTGGAGGAGGAACGCTCGCAGCGGGCCCGACTGGAGACGGCGTTCGCCCAGCTCCAGCAGGACTCCGCGTCGGCGCTGGAGGAGGAGCGCGCCCGGGCCGAAGCCTCGCGGGTTTCGGCGCAGGAGTCCCGGACACAGCTCGAAGCGGAGCTGTCGGCGGCGCGTGCCGCGCGGCTGTCCACCGAAGCCGCCTTCGAGCAGACGCGGCAGACCCTTTCAGAGGTCCAGGCCGCCTTCACCGAAGCGCAGCGGACGAACGAAGCCGCGATGCAGGAGCTGCGGCAGTCGCACGAGGCCGCGTCGGACGAGGCGCGTCGTTATGCCCGTGAGCTGGACGAGGCCCGTGCCGCGCTGTCGGACGCGAAGCAGTCGCAGGCGGCCCTGGAGTCGACCGTGCGCGAGCTTCGCGCGGAGCTCACCGAGGCTCGGCGGTCCGAGATGGAGGCGCTGTCCTCGCTGGATGAAGCGCGCACGCAGGATGCTCGCGACCGTGAGTCTCGCGCGAAGGACGAGTCCGCGCTTCGTTCGGAGCTGGAAGCCCTGCGCGCGGAGCTCACGGCTCAGCAGGTGCGCGTGTCCGACGCGGAGCAGGCTCGGGCCGAGGTCGAGATCCGGCTCTCGGAAGTCGAGGCGCGCCGTGCCGAGCTGGAAGCGTCGTTGTCGGACTCCGAGTCCCGCCTCGCGGCAGAGGCGGCCCGCTTCGGGGCCGAGACCGCGCGAGCGACCACGCTGGCGCAGGCCCTGGCGGAGGCCGAGGCCCGGCAGGCGGCCGTGTCTTCACAGCGGACCACGCTGGAGCAGGCGCTCGCCGACGCGGAGGCCCGTCACGCCGACGATGCCGCGCGACTGGCCTCGCTGGAACAGGCCCTGGCGGAGGCGGAGTCTCAGCGGGCCAGCGAGACGGCGCGCCATGCTTCGCTGAGCCAGACGCTCGCGGACGCGGAGGCCCGGCTTGCCGCCGCGTCGACACGGCGCTCGGAACTGGAAGAGGCGCTCTCGGATGTGGAGGTCCAGCGGACCACTGAAGCCACGCGACGTGCCGAGCTGGAAGCGTCGCTCGCGGAGGTGGAGGCCCACCTGGCCGCGGAGTTCACGCGCCGCGCCGAGCTGGAAGCGTCCATCGCCACGGCGGAGTCCGCGGTGGCCGCCGGGTCCACGCGCCGCTCCGAACTGGAAGCTTCGCTGAAGGACGCGGAGACCCGTCTCGCCACGCTGGAGCAGGCGCTCGCGGACGCGGAGAAGCGCGCCGCCTCCGAGACGTCGCGCCGTGTCGGACTGGAAGCCTCCCTGACGGAGGTGGAGTTCCGGCTCGCCGCCGAGACGGCGAACCTCAGCGCACTGGAGGATTCGCTCGCGCAGGCGGAGGCCCGGCTCGCGGAAGGCTCGCGGTCGCAGGACGCGGCGCTCGAGTCCGAGGCTCGGGCTGCACGCCTCGCGGAAACCCTTTCCGCGCGCGAGCAGGAGCTGCGCGAGGCCGGTGCCCTGCGGGTCTCCATGGAGGCGCAGCTGGAAGGCGCGCTCTCGCGGGCCGAGCGGCAGCAGCAGGACCTGGACGAGCTGCGCGGGCAGCTGGGACTGAAGGAGCAGGAGCTGACGGCCCTGCGCGCGGAGACGGCGCGCCTGGGCGCCGCGCACCAGGAGCTGATGCGCCTGGGCTCCGAGCTGCAACGGGCGCACGCCGCGCTGCATGAGCGGAACCAGCAGGTCGGCCGGCTGGAAGCGGAGCTGGTGGACGCCAGCGACCGGCTCGCCGCGACGCGCGAGCACGCGGAGGTGCTCGTGGTGCAGCTCGAGACCGCGCGCCGCTTCGCGGGCAAGGCCACGACCCTGGAGTCGTCGCTGGAAGGCCTGCGCGCCGAACTGGAAGCCGCGCGCGCGGACGCCGCCCGCCTCACGGAGACCGCCCAGAGCGGGAACGAGCGCACCGCCTCCCTGGAGGCCCAGCTCGCGGAGCTCACCGCGCGCGCGGAAGGGGAGCGGACCGACCTGGAAGCCCGGCTCGCGAGCGCCGCCACCGAGAAGGCCGCGCTGCAGGTTCGCTTGGAGGAGGTCTCCTCGGAGCAGGCCGAACTGGAGCTGCGCCTGACCGAAGCGCTCACGAGCGCCGGCACGGACAAGGCCACGCTGGAGCTGCGCCTCAACGAGGCACTCGCAAGGGTCGGCCTGGAGAAGGCCGAGCTGGAGTCGCGCCTCAACGAGGTCCTCGCGAACGCTGGGACGGAGAAGGCGGAGCTCGAAGCACGCCTCGCCGAAGCGCTCGCCCAGGCCGCCACGGAGAAGGCGGAGCTCGAAGCCCGCCTTGCACGATCCGCCGAACAGACCCGCGAGTCCTTTGCCGCACTGGAGGCCCGGCTCGCCACGGCGCTCGCGGACGCCCAGGGTGGACAGGCCGCGCTGGAGGCCCGCGTCACCTCGCTGACCCAGGCCGTCGCCGACGCGGAGGCCCACGCCCGCCGCGCGGACGCCGAGCGCACCGCCATGGCCTCCGAACGCGAGCGCCTCCAGTCGGACCTGACCGTGGCCCGCGCCGCCCGCGTCCGCCTGGAGGGCCGCACCAACTCCCTGGAGACCGCCGCCGCGGACGCCGCGCGCCTGCTGGACACCGAGCGCGCCGAACGCGACCAGCTCGCCGCGCGGATCCGCGAACAGCAGGCCCGGCTGGAAGCGTTGGAGGCCGAACGCGCGACCCTGCTCCAGGCCGTGGAAGAGGCC